AACGTTGGAAGACCTTCTTCAGTCGTTCTAGTTTTGATAGGTCAGGTGAGCCATGCACTCTGTACAATGCTGGTAACCGATTTCCTGTACAGTGTTTTGCTACCGTTTCATTAGCTTCAAGCATGAACTGTTCAATCAGTTTCATGGACGATGATTGGAATTTTTTGGAAACACCCACTATCTGGTTTTGATCATCCAATTCAATTTGTTGCTCGGCGAAATTAAAGTTGATTGCACCTCTCTTGGTTCTCTTTTCCTGAAGAGCCTTTGCAATTTCATCCATTACGATCAGGTTATCTAAAATTTCTTTGTTTTTGATTGTTCTAGTTTGGCCGGTGTCTAGAAACTCAGCTACATCTTCATAAACTAAACGAGCTCGACTTCGAATCACGCTTTCGTAAATTCGGTAACTCTGTACCCAACCAGTGGAATCGATGAGCATTTCGCAGGTCAAGGTAAGCCGGTTTACATCAGGCTTTAGACTACAAAGATTATTTGAAAGATTTTCTGGAAGCATCGGAATCGAATGAGTTGGGAAATAAACACTTGTTCCTCTGAGATATGCTTCTTGATCAATAGCGCTTCCTGGCCGTACGTAGTGAGCAACGTCTGCAATTGTTACATACACCTGCCAAGACCCATCCCCGTTTGATTTAGCAAAGACAGCGTCGTCAAAGTCCCGTGCTGTTTTGCCATCGATGGTGACAAACCCCAAATCTCTTTGGTCAACTCTAGCAGTGGAGGCACCATAAACGACTCGATTCGAGAAAACTTCTGCTTCTTCCAGCGCATCCACTGGAAATTCAGATCGAATTTGATTTTCTGTCAGAATGAGATTAAAGCCCAAATTTTCAAGAATTTCCTTGCGGACTGGTTGGAGAACCTTTGCATAAAGTTCATTGTCATCCCCATGCTGAGAGAGTAACTCTACCTCAACTAAAGTTCCTGACTTGATGGTTGATTGGTCATCCCCTTTACGAATTACTAATGGAGGAACTCCATTTCTCTGATTAATTGGAATCGCCAGAGTTGTGCGTTGCCCACGTACTAATTTTGCCAACATTTTGCTGGTTGAACGTTGAAGGATTTTCTGAATATATCCTCGAGAGCGATCATTACCAGGTTTGCTAAAGGCTCGAACCTCAACTAAATCTCCATCCATAGCCCCATTCTGGTCCCCCTGGGGTATGAAAACATCACTCTTGCCCTTGCCAATATTGACAAAGCCAAACCCTTTGCTTGTAGCGATGAATCTGCCCTCAACAATGTTTGCTTCTCTGACTGATGGTTTTTTAATATGCCTAAGCCTTGGATTTTCAAAGGGTTTTTTCTTTTTATGCTGATGTCCCGTCTGTAGGTCGCTATGAGCAAAAAGGTTCCCCTTTTGCAGAATTAACTCTTTAAATACGAGTTTCCTGAGAATTGATTTTACCTTTGGGCCCTGATCTTTACTTAACTTCAATTGCTCTCTGATCGCTCTAGGTGACATCCAAGAGCCTCCTGAACGGAGAACATTTAAGACAAAACTTTTCTTAATTTTCATAGTTGTCGTTCAAAGGAACAATTAAATGTTTATGAAAAATCTTTAAATCTTAAATCTTGATCAAATCCAATGTGCCAACCAAATTCAAATCTGAATGTAAGCAAGGCCTTGGCCATGAGGTCCTCTAGAAAAAACTTGGGGTAAAGGGTAGAAAAAATCATGATTGCGTTCTCCTCAAGGATTCAAACCCCAAGTTTTTTGCAGCGTACTGGAAGGTTTCACTTTGACACCATTTTGATTTGTGCACTCCTGTTTCTTTTAGCTTGGGGCACCATAATGATTTACAGCACAAGTGCGGTTTACGCAGGATTACGCTATGACAACAGTTACTATTTCCTTCAAAGACATCTGATTCATATCATTTTGGGATTTGGAGTCATTGCATTAGCGACCCTAACCCCCTACCAAAGATGGAGAGATTGGCTCCCTTTGATGATGCTAATCATGTTAGCAATGCTGGTAATGGTATTGATCCCAGGAATTGGGCATGAAGTTAAAGGTGGCAGGAGATGGTTGCGGATGGCTGGTTTTGGAATTCAGCCAGCAGAATTGATGAAAATCGTATTAATCGTTTACCTTGCTTCATATCTGGAGCGGAAACGACCATTGATCCAGTCTTTTAGACGTGGCATCGGACCATGTATGCTTGTAAGCGGTTTCTTCATGCTTTTGATTCTGTTACAACCAGATTTTGGCACAGTGGTATTGCTTTCAACAACAGTGCTGCTGATGCTTTTCGTTGGTGGGTGTCGGATTTGGCATTTGATTGCTTGCGTTAGTGTGGTTGCATCATTAGGTGCAGCTCTGGTAATGACACAGGCATATCGCATGAGAAGGATTCTCGCTTTTTTGGATCCTTGGGAAGACCCTCTAGATTCAGGTTTTCAAATCATACAATCATTTATAGCGATTGGGACTGGCGGGTGGTTTGGTCGTGGACTTGGAGAAAGCAGACAAAAGTTATTCTTCCTTCCTGATGCACATACTGATTTTATTTTTGCAATTTTATCAGAAGAATTAGGCTATTTTTGGGTCTGTACACTGGTGGCACTCTTTGGAATTTTCATCTGGAGGGGTTTTTGGATCGCTTGGCATGCGCAAGATGAGTTTGGTAAATATCTCGCTCTGGGGTGTACTTCAGTGTTAAGTCTACAAGTAATTATCAACTTATTTGTTGTTTCAGGAATGCTTCCGACGAAAGGTATGCCGCTACCATTCATCAGTGCTGGTGGATCTGCCTTAATCATGGCAATGATCTGCACTGGAATTCTACTAAATATCAGTCATCATATACATTCACTAACAGACACATCCTCACCACACAACTGAAATCTTCCGAGGGTAATAATTGAATCGCCACAAACTTCTCTTCAATGTCATTTTATTTATCTGTTTGTGGGGAAATATCCTCTCTATTACTCATGCTGAAACAGTAAAATCCAATCAGACTGAAATTCTCTCAAAAATACATATTGAGTGGCAAAAGTGGTTAGTTGCACTACGACAAAATTCTAATGCTGTGAGGGAATTAGTCAGCAAAAGTGAGGACTGGAGGGATTTGAGAGGTTCAGGCCCCTTTGCCGGAATGACAGTGGTTATGTTGACAGCAAAAGTGGGTAGTCTTGAGCAGCTTGATTTAATTTTGGCAAAAAAACCCGATCTCTCAATTCAAGATGAATTAGGCAAGACAGTTCTTCATCATTTACTTGAACGCAAAGGAATCGTCACAGGGCATCTCAAAAAATTGTTGGAAGCTGGTGCACCAATTAATCGAGGGGATGTAAATTTAAGTAATCCGCTTCACTTGGCAGCATCAAAAGAGGGAGTAGAGAGTTTAGAGTTGCTCCTTCAATATGGTGCGAACCTAGAAACAATGAATCTTTCTGGAAAATCACCGCTGATGGTAGCTGCTGCAACTGGTAGAGAACTGAATGTAGCGTTCTTGATTAGTTCTGGTGCAGATCCACTAGTGGCATCTGCCTCTGGATATAATACATGGATGTTTGCTGCAGCAGGGGGACATGAAAAAATATTAGAGCTTCTAATCCAGAATTCCTCTATTCAGATTGAACATACAGAGAAGATACATTTAAGAAATGCACTTCACTTGGCTACAATTGAAGGCCATGTTGAAACGATCAAATTCTTAATCTCCTCAGGATTAAACGTAAATCAGGGGGACATGCTTAAAGTGACACCACTTCATCTAGCAGTCATTTCACAAAAAACAGAATCAGTTGATTTTCTCCTTAATAATGGAGCGAATGCTTATCTTCAAGATAATACAGGTGTAACACCCTTAGAGTTAGCAGTAATTTCAGGGGATCTACGAATACTAAAACTACTTTTAAAACAGCCTCCAGATGCTCCATTGGCAACTTTAGCAAGAGAGAACGCATTAAGAGAAGCTGCATTTCAGGGTAAATTTAACTTAGTTCAAGAACTGGTTCAACAAAACATCGCCCCAAATACCAAGAATATAAATGGACAGACAGCATGGACTATGGCTGTTTCCGCGGGACACAATGAAATTGCCGACTATCTTGCTTCACAACCGGGGCCACAAGCCCTAAACGTTATTTTTGCAGCAGAATTTGGTTTCAATGAACGTCTCTCAGTTCTTCTCAAAGAAAATGTTGATGTAAGTGTTTCAGATGTTCGAGGATTTTCTCCACTAATGCTTGCAGCAGGCAGAGGTGATGTCGAAATGTTGTCTAGTCTAATCAATTATGGTGCTAATATTAATCACCAAAGCTTGCAAGGATGGAACGTACTCTCTTTAGCAATCTCAAGTGGTTCAATAGAAACAGTAAAAAAGATTATTCAAGTAGATTCAAAAATGATTTTTCAGGAAGATAAAGAAGGTTGGAATGCACTTCATTGGGCTGCATTTCATGGTGAATTAGAGATAATTAATTTGTTACTACCTTTCATTGATGATGTTGACTCGAAAGATCATCAGCAAAGAACTTCCCTTCAACTAGCAGCAATTGAGGGTCATCAAAGTATCGTGAGAAAGCTGATAGAGTGGAATGCATCAACGTCTGTAAAAGATCAATCTGGTCGAACTGTAATGGAACAAGCAATTCTGTATCGGCAAAAAGATGTTCTAGAAAGTCTTTTACTCTTGGGCATCTCGGCTAGTGCTGGTCTCAGATACGCGTCTTCAATTGGTGAAGTAGGGTTATTGCCTTTATTTAAACAGCATGGAGCCAATCTAGATGAAGCAGATGAGGACGGGAATACCCCGTTACTGTTGGCTGTTTTAGGTGAACATCAAGAAACTGTATTCGGATTACTTGATTTCGGTGCTGATCCAAACCTGGCCAATGCGAAGGGACTGACTCCTTTGATTTTGGCCATCAGAAGCCGTCAGCCTGCTCTGACATCGATTCTGTTGAAGTATCCATTAGATCTCGAGAGGCAAGATCCTTTTGGAAATACATCTTTACTGACTGCTGCTCTCAATGGAAATGAAGAGATAGTAGACCAATTAATAATTGCTGGAGCCAAATTGGAGCATTCAAATTACATGGGACAGAGTGCTCTCCATCTAGCTGCACTACAAGGACAAGTTGGCATAGTCAAAAGATTACTTGATGCCAATTTAAGCCCAATGAAGTCAGATCAATTTGGGTTGACTGCTTTGCATAGAGCAGCTGAAAATGGGCATGCGGGTGTAGTTAGAACTTTTTTGAAAACTAAAACAGTTGATCCAAATATTAATGTTCTTGATGCACACGGTGATGGAGGTACACCTTGGCTGTTAGCTGCTAAACGCAGTCACATCAATGTGCTCGAAGTTTTGTTAGAAGCCAGTGCAGATCCTGATGCTGTTGAACTACTCAACGGAACAACTGCTCTTCAAGTTGCCTCAGCAGAAGGGCAACTATCTACAGTTCGATGGTTGTTAGAAAAAAATCTGTCAAAAATAGATGAAACAGATTTTTTGGGGAATACTGCCTTGCACTACGCATTTCAAAAAGGGCAGAAGTTAGTTATAGAGGAATTAATGAGGTGGGGAGCAAATCCGCAGAAAGCAAATTATGAAGGAAGAATACCATCAGAGATTGCTCAAAATTTATCTAATGACACTACATTAAACGCTCTTAATTAGATTCTCACAAATGAAAGAGCATGCCTACGTATTCGATGCCTAAGGAACACTTCTTGACGTAAGTGCTGCCAGTCGTAAATACTCAGTGTTGTTGGGGAAAAATGCCCCTAAAGTCTCTGATCTATGGAGAAAGAAGCAATTAGAGTATACTTGGTTGCGAAGTCTGATGGGAGTCCACGTTGACTTTTGGGAGATTACAAAGGATGCCTTATCCTATGCATTGGAATATTTTGAGATAGATCAAGTAAAGTGTTTTGATGAACTCTGCGCGAGTTATCTAGAAATTCCTTGTTATACCGAAGTTCCACGACTATTGAAAAATTTGAAAAATCAAGGACACAAGATAGCAATTCTTTCGAATGGCTCTCCAAATATGATTCATAGTGCTGTGAATGCAAACAAGCTTGAAGACTTGTTTGATGCGATTCTATCAGTCGAAGATGTGGGGATCTTTAAACCAACTCGAAAGGTATATAGCTTGGTGGAAGAAAAACTAGGCGTCATTCCTGAAAAAACTAATTTTTTCTCATCAAACGGTTGGGACGTTGCAGGGGCTAGTTTTTTTGGATTTTCTGTAGTCTGGGTGAATCGATTTAATCAACCTGCAGAAAGACTACCTGGCATACCTAGGCTGACAGTAAAAAATTTAGACGAATGGTGGGAGAAAGAAATGATCTAGGCTATTTTAAGATCAGTTAGTCAGTTTGGATAGTTGATCGAAGTAATCAGGAAAAGTTTTGCTGACACATGATGGATCAAG
This region of SAR324 cluster bacterium genomic DNA includes:
- the rnr gene encoding ribonuclease R; amino-acid sequence: MKIKKSFVLNVLRSGGSWMSPRAIREQLKLSKDQGPKVKSILRKLVFKELILQKGNLFAHSDLQTGHQHKKKKPFENPRLRHIKKPSVREANIVEGRFIATSKGFGFVNIGKGKSDVFIPQGDQNGAMDGDLVEVRAFSKPGNDRSRGYIQKILQRSTSKMLAKLVRGQRTTLAIPINQRNGVPPLVIRKGDDQSTIKSGTLVEVELLSQHGDDNELYAKVLQPVRKEILENLGFNLILTENQIRSEFPVDALEEAEVFSNRVVYGASTARVDQRDLGFVTIDGKTARDFDDAVFAKSNGDGSWQVYVTIADVAHYVRPGSAIDQEAYLRGTSVYFPTHSIPMLPENLSNNLCSLKPDVNRLTLTCEMLIDSTGWVQSYRIYESVIRSRARLVYEDVAEFLDTGQTRTIKNKEILDNLIVMDEIAKALQEKRTKRGAINFNFAEQQIELDDQNQIVGVSKKFQSSSMKLIEQFMLEANETVAKHCTGNRLPALYRVHGSPDLSKLERLKKVFQRFNIPVSPSSLTDSGQFNKVLESIENLTNKNQLQIILLRSMALATYETDNQGHFGLGAKYYSHFTSPIRRYPDLVTHRSLKHELHAKLGVKPSPNSIPSILMADYLSEQERRAEKAELESINLMKVNFMEKFIGQTMEGQIVSTENNGFRVELLPYQIDWFLPVEALKDDNYIFDEINLVLQGRRTKKLIEAGDKVELRLTRADTLHRLIEFDILGFAPKSPSSQD
- the ftsW gene encoding putative lipid II flippase FtsW, with the translated sequence MIAFSSRIQTPSFLQRTGRFHFDTILICALLFLLAWGTIMIYSTSAVYAGLRYDNSYYFLQRHLIHIILGFGVIALATLTPYQRWRDWLPLMMLIMLAMLVMVLIPGIGHEVKGGRRWLRMAGFGIQPAELMKIVLIVYLASYLERKRPLIQSFRRGIGPCMLVSGFFMLLILLQPDFGTVVLLSTTVLLMLFVGGCRIWHLIACVSVVASLGAALVMTQAYRMRRILAFLDPWEDPLDSGFQIIQSFIAIGTGGWFGRGLGESRQKLFFLPDAHTDFIFAILSEELGYFWVCTLVALFGIFIWRGFWIAWHAQDEFGKYLALGCTSVLSLQVIINLFVVSGMLPTKGMPLPFISAGGSALIMAMICTGILLNISHHIHSLTDTSSPHN
- a CDS encoding ankyrin repeat domain-containing protein; this translates as MNRHKLLFNVILFICLWGNILSITHAETVKSNQTEILSKIHIEWQKWLVALRQNSNAVRELVSKSEDWRDLRGSGPFAGMTVVMLTAKVGSLEQLDLILAKKPDLSIQDELGKTVLHHLLERKGIVTGHLKKLLEAGAPINRGDVNLSNPLHLAASKEGVESLELLLQYGANLETMNLSGKSPLMVAAATGRELNVAFLISSGADPLVASASGYNTWMFAAAGGHEKILELLIQNSSIQIEHTEKIHLRNALHLATIEGHVETIKFLISSGLNVNQGDMLKVTPLHLAVISQKTESVDFLLNNGANAYLQDNTGVTPLELAVISGDLRILKLLLKQPPDAPLATLARENALREAAFQGKFNLVQELVQQNIAPNTKNINGQTAWTMAVSAGHNEIADYLASQPGPQALNVIFAAEFGFNERLSVLLKENVDVSVSDVRGFSPLMLAAGRGDVEMLSSLINYGANINHQSLQGWNVLSLAISSGSIETVKKIIQVDSKMIFQEDKEGWNALHWAAFHGELEIINLLLPFIDDVDSKDHQQRTSLQLAAIEGHQSIVRKLIEWNASTSVKDQSGRTVMEQAILYRQKDVLESLLLLGISASAGLRYASSIGEVGLLPLFKQHGANLDEADEDGNTPLLLAVLGEHQETVFGLLDFGADPNLANAKGLTPLILAIRSRQPALTSILLKYPLDLERQDPFGNTSLLTAALNGNEEIVDQLIIAGAKLEHSNYMGQSALHLAALQGQVGIVKRLLDANLSPMKSDQFGLTALHRAAENGHAGVVRTFLKTKTVDPNINVLDAHGDGGTPWLLAAKRSHINVLEVLLEASADPDAVELLNGTTALQVASAEGQLSTVRWLLEKNLSKIDETDFLGNTALHYAFQKGQKLVIEELMRWGANPQKANYEGRIPSEIAQNLSNDTTLNALN